In a single window of the Nocardioides sp. L-11A genome:
- a CDS encoding substrate-binding domain-containing protein, which translates to MAVVACNAAQPGCADPARGAVEALEAAGLRAKLIDGQGTSDKQNAAIRQALALRPDGIITSAIDPETVQQALGEARRQGVAVVSLAALGESELVDANVGPTVADYTATGTLLADLAITEQKGAVKALVLHDEGFAVLEPRFRGFVEGLDACSSCEVLEEQTFTSADLAVGVPRLVQQLVQRHPDVNTFYVDYDDAVPPLLQGLRSVGRDDVLVLGSNGTVDATQCIASDCGQAATTAFSLDGIGWAAADSMLRVLAGSPASDAVYGLGVKLIDAEVARAVVDSSENGMWDGDVDYRAAYLALWGAA; encoded by the coding sequence GTGGCTGTCGTGGCGTGCAACGCCGCGCAGCCCGGCTGCGCAGACCCGGCCCGGGGTGCGGTCGAGGCGCTCGAGGCGGCCGGACTCCGCGCCAAGCTGATCGATGGACAGGGCACCAGCGACAAGCAGAACGCCGCCATCCGGCAGGCCCTGGCACTGCGCCCGGACGGGATCATCACCTCTGCGATCGACCCCGAGACCGTGCAGCAGGCGTTGGGGGAGGCGCGGCGCCAGGGTGTCGCGGTCGTCAGTCTCGCCGCGCTGGGCGAGAGCGAGCTCGTGGATGCCAACGTCGGACCGACCGTCGCCGACTACACGGCGACCGGCACTCTCCTGGCCGACCTCGCGATCACCGAACAGAAGGGTGCGGTCAAGGCGCTGGTCCTGCATGACGAGGGTTTCGCCGTGCTCGAGCCCCGCTTCCGAGGCTTCGTCGAAGGACTGGACGCGTGCTCGTCGTGCGAGGTCTTGGAGGAGCAGACCTTCACCTCGGCGGACCTGGCCGTCGGCGTCCCGCGCCTGGTCCAGCAGCTCGTCCAGCGTCACCCCGACGTCAACACCTTCTACGTCGACTACGACGACGCGGTGCCGCCACTGCTGCAGGGCCTGCGGTCGGTGGGCCGTGACGACGTACTCGTGCTCGGTTCGAACGGCACGGTGGACGCGACCCAGTGCATCGCCTCGGACTGCGGTCAGGCCGCGACGACCGCGTTCTCGCTCGACGGCATCGGCTGGGCCGCGGCGGACAGCATGCTGCGCGTGCTCGCCGGCAGCCCGGCGTCGGACGCCGTCTACGGTCTCGGAGTGAAGCTCATCGACGCAGAGGTGGCTCGTGCAGTCGTCGACTCGTCGGAGAACGGGATGTGGGACGGTGACGTCGACTACCGCGCGGCGTACCTCGCGCTGTGGGGCGCGGCCTGA
- a CDS encoding amidase family protein, whose translation MEPPEGVVADLVAAGEHLPAVPALALTPTVEREVRAGARSDDPWNAVRRWISVRGDRTGALSGLRVSLKDSVAIGGVPLTCGSAALPDFIPSGDASVVRELLDAGAELVAVTTMDDLAFSGGGDSCVDGPVLNPHDPTRSAGGSSSGAAASLHLDGVDVAIGTDQGGSSRVPASWCGVLGLKPTRGLVPYTGVVPGEPSLDHIGLLARTTGVLRRVLGVVAIDDGTDLRQRGVPRLSESTSAGPLGARAVVLRALVDRSAPEVAAAFRRDCDAVRALGVNVVETDLDPDAFGPVAAGLFVEGLAATLAGTASGFGHRHVEWRELTRALEDGVRRHEERLSLAVRVTLAAARTLARTRPGEAYSRAAAQAGALTAAFTALLAEFDFVLTPTTPFPPFPVMAAGPEDQVRRGWAVLGNTGFANVTGQPALSVPLSLADGMPSGLQIVGAHGTDLRLLDLAAALLQEAPRD comes from the coding sequence GTGGAGCCGCCGGAGGGTGTCGTCGCCGACCTCGTCGCTGCCGGTGAGCACCTCCCGGCAGTGCCTGCGCTCGCGCTGACGCCGACCGTGGAGCGGGAGGTGCGAGCCGGCGCGCGGTCTGACGACCCGTGGAACGCGGTGCGCCGGTGGATCTCGGTGCGTGGTGACCGGACCGGTGCGTTGTCCGGACTCCGGGTCTCGCTCAAGGACTCGGTCGCGATCGGTGGGGTGCCGCTGACCTGCGGCTCGGCGGCCCTGCCCGACTTCATACCGTCGGGTGACGCCTCGGTCGTGCGGGAGTTGTTGGACGCCGGTGCCGAACTGGTTGCCGTCACCACGATGGACGACCTCGCCTTCTCCGGTGGTGGCGACTCGTGCGTCGACGGCCCCGTGCTCAACCCGCACGACCCGACCCGCAGCGCGGGCGGCTCGTCCAGCGGTGCCGCGGCCTCTCTGCACCTCGACGGCGTCGATGTCGCGATCGGCACCGACCAGGGCGGTTCGTCGCGTGTCCCAGCGTCGTGGTGCGGGGTTCTCGGGCTCAAGCCGACCCGCGGTCTGGTGCCGTACACCGGGGTGGTGCCGGGAGAGCCCAGCCTCGACCACATCGGTCTGCTCGCGCGCACGACCGGCGTGCTGCGCCGAGTGCTGGGTGTGGTCGCCATCGACGACGGGACCGATCTGCGCCAGCGCGGCGTGCCCCGTCTCTCGGAGTCGACGTCCGCCGGTCCGCTAGGCGCTCGGGCCGTCGTGCTGCGCGCTCTGGTCGACCGGTCGGCGCCCGAGGTCGCCGCGGCATTTCGTCGCGACTGCGACGCCGTCCGGGCCCTGGGGGTGAACGTGGTCGAGACCGACCTCGATCCCGATGCCTTCGGCCCGGTCGCCGCCGGGCTGTTCGTCGAGGGGCTGGCAGCCACGCTGGCCGGTACGGCGTCCGGATTCGGGCACCGGCACGTCGAGTGGCGTGAGCTCACCCGCGCGCTCGAGGACGGAGTGCGCCGGCACGAGGAGCGGCTCAGCCTCGCCGTACGCGTGACGCTGGCCGCGGCGCGCACGCTCGCTCGGACCCGTCCGGGTGAGGCCTACAGTCGGGCCGCCGCGCAGGCGGGAGCATTGACCGCCGCGTTCACGGCGCTGCTCGCCGAGTTCGACTTCGTGCTCACCCCGACCACACCGTTCCCGCCGTTTCCGGTGATGGCCGCTGGACCGGAGGACCAGGTGCGCCGCGGCTGGGCGGTCCTGGGCAACACCGGCTTCGCCAACGTGACCGGCCAGCCGGCGCTCTCCGTCCCGCTCTCGCTCGCCGACGGGATGCCCTCCGGGCTCCAGATCGTCGGCGCGCACGGCACCGACCTGCGGCTGCTGGACCTGGCCGCCGCCCTACTCCAGGAGGCTCCACGTGATTGA
- a CDS encoding DUF5652 family protein — protein sequence MAKKRWSDLSPRTRRIIIVTGAVDGALKAVALADLKRRDEDQVNGSKRVWATALALVNSAGILPIVYFLRGRRSPA from the coding sequence ATGGCGAAGAAGCGCTGGAGCGACCTGAGCCCGCGGACGCGGCGGATCATCATCGTGACCGGGGCGGTCGACGGCGCGCTCAAGGCGGTCGCGCTCGCCGACCTGAAGCGCCGTGACGAGGACCAGGTGAACGGCTCGAAGCGGGTGTGGGCGACCGCGCTGGCGCTGGTCAACTCCGCCGGCATCCTGCCGATCGTCTACTTCCTGCGCGGGCGCCGCTCCCCCGCCTGA
- a CDS encoding mandelate racemase/muconate lactonizing enzyme family protein, which yields MSLPAFRVEDLRVYEFEFDGLPHAMVRVRLDQGVTGFGEASDGYGFAHPGLLRTIVQDVLAPLLGRPGLVSVPQVAGLLKSELRRRPGLAGPVGHAVSAVEMALWDAVGRRDGLSVRSMLGGHRERLGVYASSHFLFQGDADWHVHNLEPWLARGVGAVKLRLGLDWRTDLATLAQVRDRLGPTVDIFVDGTEHYSLDTALRVSRALADLGVSMFEEPLPQERHLGVQRLVDQSAVAIGYGEHFGMAGDYDHAIRDGRADVLQPDPATSGGLLEMVRIGELAELAGVPVMPHSAAGPVAFAANLHASSALTTLRLVEFPYSMAEPWHEILDASPFTLEHLERGAFAVPTGPGLGIEVHEAALAGRSARVTDIAVPASTAAWTDWSQGNV from the coding sequence ATGTCGTTGCCTGCGTTCAGGGTCGAGGACCTGCGGGTGTACGAGTTCGAGTTCGATGGGTTGCCGCACGCCATGGTGCGGGTGCGACTCGACCAGGGGGTGACGGGATTCGGTGAGGCGAGCGATGGATACGGGTTCGCCCATCCCGGTCTGCTGCGCACGATCGTGCAGGACGTGCTGGCTCCGCTGCTGGGACGACCGGGCCTGGTCTCGGTGCCCCAGGTCGCCGGTCTGCTGAAGTCGGAGCTGCGGCGCCGACCCGGGCTCGCCGGCCCGGTCGGCCACGCCGTGAGCGCGGTCGAGATGGCCCTGTGGGACGCGGTGGGTCGCCGGGACGGGCTTAGCGTGCGCAGCATGCTGGGCGGCCACCGGGAGCGGCTCGGGGTCTACGCCTCCAGCCACTTCCTCTTCCAGGGCGATGCCGACTGGCACGTGCACAACCTCGAGCCCTGGCTGGCGCGCGGGGTGGGGGCGGTGAAGCTCCGGCTGGGACTGGACTGGCGTACGGACCTGGCCACCCTGGCCCAGGTGCGCGATCGACTGGGGCCGACGGTCGACATCTTCGTGGACGGCACCGAGCACTACAGCCTGGACACGGCCCTGCGCGTCAGCCGGGCCCTGGCCGACCTGGGGGTCTCGATGTTCGAGGAGCCCCTCCCCCAGGAGCGGCACCTGGGCGTGCAACGGCTGGTGGATCAGTCCGCGGTGGCGATTGGGTACGGTGAGCACTTCGGCATGGCGGGGGACTACGACCACGCGATCAGGGACGGGCGTGCCGACGTCCTCCAGCCGGACCCGGCCACCTCCGGGGGGCTGCTGGAGATGGTGCGGATCGGGGAGCTCGCCGAACTGGCCGGTGTACCGGTCATGCCGCACTCGGCCGCCGGCCCGGTCGCCTTCGCGGCGAACCTGCACGCCTCCAGTGCCCTCACGACGCTCCGCCTGGTGGAGTTCCCCTACTCGATGGCGGAGCCGTGGCACGAGATCCTCGACGCGAGCCCCTTCACCCTCGAGCACCTGGAGAGGGGTGCGTTCGCGGTGCCGACAGGACCGGGCCTGGGCATCGAGGTGCACGAGGCCGCGCTTGCCGGGCGCTCTGCTCGGGTCACCGACATCGCGGTGCCGGCCAGCACTGCTGCTTGGACGGACTGGTCACAAGGCAACGTCTGA
- a CDS encoding ABC transporter substrate-binding protein, translated as MEGATDIAGYAPDDAACQRNKEAGKITYISSYSYAASGSIMDVFMARDLGYYDALCLDVEMNTAGASGQQLVNANKAQFTSVGSAPSVLDTVVNADNITAVATYGTTDPHCILAHKDIKTLKDLEGKRLGYFTQVAPVARAQLAKAGVDLDKVKFTKITNYDPTIVTRGTIDAEIAYASSQCASLKEQGIEFSEFLPADAGVESTYSVMEVNSTFLEEHRDTAADFMRATLKALQYCLDNEDKCVEHVTELAAQDNQGDSFPLDQQKRTWAVESQWIRDSTVKPLGAHTREEWEAAAALTREFSDTKEIPDLDTVVDFDLVTDLYDAAGVLIWPGE; from the coding sequence GTGGAAGGCGCGACCGACATCGCGGGCTACGCCCCGGACGACGCGGCATGTCAGCGGAACAAGGAAGCAGGGAAGATCACCTACATCTCGTCCTACAGCTACGCCGCCAGCGGCTCGATCATGGACGTCTTCATGGCGCGAGACCTGGGCTATTACGACGCCCTGTGCCTCGACGTCGAGATGAACACCGCCGGCGCGTCGGGCCAGCAACTGGTCAACGCCAACAAGGCCCAGTTCACCTCCGTGGGGTCGGCGCCCAGCGTCCTGGACACCGTGGTGAACGCCGACAACATCACCGCGGTGGCGACCTACGGCACCACCGACCCGCACTGCATCCTGGCCCACAAGGACATCAAGACCCTCAAGGACCTGGAGGGCAAGCGGCTCGGCTACTTCACCCAGGTCGCCCCGGTGGCCCGGGCACAGCTCGCCAAGGCCGGCGTCGACCTGGACAAGGTGAAGTTCACCAAGATCACCAACTACGACCCGACCATCGTCACCCGCGGCACGATCGACGCCGAGATCGCCTACGCGTCGAGTCAGTGCGCCAGCCTCAAGGAACAGGGCATCGAGTTCAGCGAGTTCCTGCCGGCCGACGCAGGCGTCGAGAGCACCTACAGCGTGATGGAGGTGAACTCGACCTTCCTCGAGGAGCACCGGGACACCGCCGCCGACTTCATGCGGGCCACGTTGAAGGCGCTCCAGTACTGCCTGGACAACGAGGACAAGTGCGTGGAACACGTGACCGAGCTGGCCGCCCAGGACAACCAGGGCGACTCGTTCCCGTTGGACCAGCAGAAGCGGACCTGGGCCGTGGAGTCGCAGTGGATCCGGGACAGCACGGTCAAGCCGCTGGGTGCCCACACCCGTGAGGAGTGGGAGGCAGCCGCTGCGCTGACTCGGGAGTTCAGCGACACGAAGGAGATCCCGGATCTCGACACCGTGGTCGACTTCGACCTGGTCACGGACCTGTACGACGCTGCCGGCGTGCTGATCTGGCCCGGCGAATGA
- the dcd gene encoding dCTP deaminase, producing the protein MLLSDRDITAEIDAGRIGLEPYDPGLMQPSSVDFRLDRFFRVFDNHKYPSIDPAADQSDLTRVVEPEGDEPFILHPGEFVLGSTYEVVTLPDDIAARVEGKSSLGRLGLLTHATAGFVDPGFSGHVTLELANVATLPIKLYPGMKIGQFCFFRLSSPSEHPYGSAKYGSRYQGQRGPTPSRSFQNFHRTTI; encoded by the coding sequence GTGCTGCTCAGCGACCGCGACATCACCGCCGAGATCGACGCAGGCCGGATCGGCCTGGAACCGTACGACCCCGGGCTGATGCAGCCGTCGTCGGTGGACTTCCGCCTCGACCGCTTCTTCCGCGTCTTCGACAACCACAAGTACCCCTCGATCGACCCCGCTGCCGACCAGTCCGACCTCACCCGGGTGGTCGAGCCGGAGGGCGACGAGCCGTTCATCCTGCACCCCGGAGAGTTCGTGCTCGGCTCGACGTACGAGGTCGTGACGCTGCCCGACGACATCGCTGCGCGCGTCGAGGGCAAGTCCTCGCTGGGCCGGCTGGGCCTGCTCACCCACGCGACGGCCGGATTCGTCGACCCCGGCTTCTCGGGGCACGTGACACTCGAGCTGGCGAACGTCGCGACCCTGCCGATCAAGCTCTATCCCGGCATGAAGATCGGACAGTTCTGCTTCTTCCGGCTGTCGTCGCCGAGCGAGCACCCGTACGGCTCGGCGAAGTACGGCTCGCGCTACCAGGGGCAGCGCGGTCCCACCCCGTCACGGTCGTTCCAGAACTTCCACCGCACGACGATCTGA
- a CDS encoding zinc-binding dehydrogenase produces the protein MIEQTPIPRLMRAAVCEGGPGGRVVVREVPVPVPGPGEVLLRVDRAGLNRHDLFVLDRADDTVRGLVLGSDAVGEVVACSPGVDDAMLGRSVIVNPCLGWSDPARPPLVPEVLGDPRPGTLAEYVALPWENVVPAPAHLKPDEAAGLGLAAMTAYRALFSQGGVADGTRVLITGAGGGVAGLAITLAHAAGAWVATTSRSTRALEHAAALGADAGVLDAADWSAELGAVDVVLDSVGAPAFPRALRALRPGGRLVSFGATVGALTALDLRDLFFRQVSVTGSSMASAPEFAAMLAFVERHRIRPPVGAVHDLDDVETALADLRDGASLGKVVVRITRTATEEKR, from the coding sequence GTGATTGAGCAGACCCCGATCCCGCGCCTGATGCGCGCCGCCGTGTGCGAGGGCGGCCCCGGCGGCCGGGTGGTAGTGCGCGAGGTCCCGGTGCCGGTGCCCGGCCCGGGTGAGGTACTGCTGCGCGTCGACCGCGCGGGACTCAACCGGCACGACCTCTTCGTGCTCGACCGCGCGGACGACACCGTGCGCGGACTCGTGCTCGGCTCCGACGCCGTAGGCGAGGTCGTGGCGTGCAGTCCCGGCGTCGACGACGCGATGCTCGGTCGCAGCGTCATCGTCAACCCCTGCCTGGGCTGGTCCGACCCGGCCCGGCCTCCCTTGGTCCCCGAGGTGCTGGGCGATCCGCGACCTGGCACCCTCGCCGAGTACGTCGCCCTGCCATGGGAGAACGTCGTCCCCGCGCCTGCCCACCTAAAGCCCGACGAGGCCGCCGGGCTCGGGCTCGCGGCGATGACGGCGTACCGCGCACTGTTCAGTCAGGGTGGCGTCGCCGACGGGACCCGGGTGCTGATCACCGGCGCCGGCGGTGGGGTCGCCGGCCTCGCGATCACCTTGGCGCACGCCGCGGGTGCCTGGGTGGCGACCACCTCCCGCTCGACACGGGCGCTCGAGCATGCAGCCGCGCTCGGCGCGGACGCGGGCGTGCTCGACGCCGCAGACTGGTCCGCCGAGCTCGGCGCCGTCGACGTCGTCCTCGACTCGGTCGGCGCGCCGGCCTTCCCCCGCGCGCTGCGCGCACTGCGGCCGGGAGGGCGGCTCGTCAGCTTCGGCGCGACGGTCGGGGCGTTGACGGCGCTCGACCTGCGGGATCTGTTCTTCCGGCAGGTCTCGGTGACGGGGAGCTCGATGGCGAGCGCCCCGGAGTTCGCCGCGATGCTCGCCTTCGTCGAGCGTCATCGGATTCGTCCGCCGGTCGGCGCGGTCCACGACCTGGACGACGTGGAGACCGCGTTGGCCGACCTTCGCGATGGCGCCTCTCTCGGGAAGGTCGTCGTCCGTATCACCCGCACTGCTACTGAGGAGAAGCGTTGA
- a CDS encoding SGNH/GDSL hydrolase family protein, translated as MTFSRYVALGDSFTEGVGDPDPARPNGLRGWADRTAEALAARASAEGVDFGYANLAIRGRKLPAIIDEQVDAALALGPDLVSIHGGGNDVLRPKVDIDALAASYDEAIGRLTAGGAHVVMFTIADTGDSGVMKVIRGRTAIFNEWAREIAEKHGATLVDMWRMRGWKVAEVMDEDRLHLNAVGHQAIAIAALDALGVEHDLQPFDPVSAPVLSAREQRAADLAWARTHLAPWVQRRVTGRSSGDGVAPKRPTFQPIG; from the coding sequence ATGACGTTCAGCAGGTACGTCGCCCTGGGCGACTCGTTCACCGAAGGGGTCGGTGACCCCGACCCGGCGCGCCCCAACGGCCTGCGGGGATGGGCCGACCGGACGGCGGAGGCCCTCGCCGCGCGCGCGAGCGCGGAGGGCGTCGACTTCGGCTACGCCAACCTCGCCATCCGCGGCCGCAAGCTGCCCGCGATCATCGACGAGCAGGTCGACGCGGCCCTCGCGCTGGGCCCGGACCTGGTCAGCATCCACGGCGGCGGCAACGACGTGCTGCGTCCCAAGGTCGACATCGACGCCCTCGCGGCGTCGTACGACGAGGCGATCGGCCGGCTCACGGCCGGCGGTGCCCACGTCGTCATGTTCACCATCGCCGACACCGGCGACAGCGGGGTGATGAAGGTGATCCGCGGCCGGACCGCGATCTTCAACGAATGGGCCCGCGAGATCGCGGAGAAGCACGGCGCCACGCTCGTCGACATGTGGCGGATGCGCGGGTGGAAGGTGGCGGAGGTGATGGACGAGGACCGGCTGCACCTCAACGCCGTCGGTCACCAGGCGATCGCGATCGCGGCCCTCGACGCGCTCGGGGTCGAGCACGACCTCCAGCCGTTCGACCCGGTGTCCGCGCCGGTCCTGTCCGCGCGCGAGCAGCGTGCCGCCGACCTCGCGTGGGCCCGCACCCACCTGGCGCCGTGGGTGCAGCGCCGGGTCACCGGCCGCTCGTCGGGCGACGGGGTGGCACCGAAGCGACCGACGTTCCAGCCCATCGGGTAG
- a CDS encoding DUF2461 domain-containing protein yields MDFTGFPVAALDFYDDLEVDNTKSFWEAHKSVYNESVKAPMVALTDALGQEFGAAKVFRPYRDVRFAKDKTPYKTHQGAFVGVGSATGWYVEVAAPGVRVGGGIYEASGARLARLREAMAEEKTGKVLQRILRDLERGGFEVAGERLKTAPRGYEKDHPRIELLKMRTVLGMRSYGFEPVVHTAELLDRVRDDWRRLRPLVTWVAEAIAE; encoded by the coding sequence GTGGACTTCACCGGATTCCCCGTCGCGGCACTCGACTTCTACGACGACCTCGAGGTCGACAACACCAAGTCGTTCTGGGAGGCGCACAAGTCGGTCTACAACGAGAGCGTGAAGGCGCCGATGGTGGCGCTGACCGACGCGCTCGGCCAGGAGTTCGGCGCGGCGAAGGTGTTCCGGCCCTACCGTGACGTGCGCTTCGCGAAGGACAAGACGCCCTACAAGACCCACCAGGGTGCGTTCGTCGGCGTCGGCTCGGCGACCGGGTGGTACGTCGAGGTGGCGGCGCCCGGCGTCCGGGTGGGCGGCGGGATCTACGAGGCGTCGGGAGCCCGCCTCGCCCGGCTGCGCGAGGCGATGGCCGAGGAGAAGACAGGCAAGGTGCTGCAGCGGATCCTGCGCGACCTGGAGCGCGGCGGCTTCGAGGTGGCCGGCGAGCGGCTCAAGACCGCGCCCCGGGGCTACGAGAAGGACCACCCGCGCATCGAGCTGCTCAAGATGAGGACCGTGCTCGGTATGCGGTCCTACGGCTTCGAGCCGGTCGTGCACACCGCCGAGTTGCTCGACCGGGTCCGCGACGACTGGCGCCGGCTGCGCCCGCTCGTCACCTGGGTCGCCGAGGCGATCGCCGAGTAG
- a CDS encoding ABC transporter ATP-binding protein, whose translation MNAALTTAGAEVTARGVTKRFGVRGQPVTVLDDVDLRIAPGEFVSVIGPSGCGKSTLLRIIAGLLDADEGSVAINGEAVPQAIRHKAMGLVPQTPALLPWRSVRDNVLLPTQVNTAANAGRNLLDVDELLTSFGLGKDLRKYPRQLSGGMQQRVAIARAFVFDPPVLLMDEPFSALDEITRDQQRLGLLDFWQSNRRSVMFITHSVPEAILLSDRVVLMAARPGRIAEITEIDLPRPRDESVFLSPQFREYEIRIREGLRRVMKNAED comes from the coding sequence ATGAACGCGGCGCTGACCACCGCAGGTGCCGAGGTCACGGCACGAGGAGTCACCAAGAGGTTCGGCGTCCGCGGCCAACCGGTCACGGTTCTCGATGACGTCGATCTGCGCATCGCCCCGGGCGAGTTCGTCTCGGTGATCGGTCCCAGCGGCTGCGGCAAGTCCACCCTGCTGCGCATCATCGCCGGGCTCCTGGATGCCGACGAGGGGTCGGTCGCGATCAACGGCGAGGCAGTTCCCCAGGCGATTCGCCACAAGGCGATGGGACTGGTGCCGCAGACCCCGGCCCTGCTGCCCTGGCGCTCGGTACGCGACAACGTCCTGTTGCCCACCCAGGTGAACACCGCTGCCAACGCGGGCCGCAACCTGTTGGACGTCGACGAGCTGCTCACCTCCTTCGGCCTGGGGAAGGACCTGCGCAAGTACCCACGCCAGTTGTCCGGTGGCATGCAGCAGCGCGTCGCGATTGCCCGCGCCTTCGTGTTCGACCCGCCCGTCCTGCTCATGGACGAGCCGTTCTCAGCCCTGGACGAGATCACGCGGGACCAGCAACGACTGGGGCTCCTGGACTTCTGGCAGTCCAACCGGCGGTCGGTCATGTTCATCACGCACTCGGTTCCCGAGGCGATCCTGCTTTCGGACCGCGTGGTGCTGATGGCGGCTCGACCGGGACGAATCGCCGAGATCACCGAGATCGACCTGCCACGACCCCGGGACGAATCGGTGTTCCTGAGTCCGCAGTTCCGTGAGTACGAGATCCGGATCCGGGAGGGCCTGAGGAGGGTGATGAAGAATGCCGAGGACTGA
- a CDS encoding siderophore-interacting protein, which translates to MTVEQNEYVATLPMLLTEVEVLRVERVSPSFVRVELGGAALAELGPDGPVHDQRIKLIFPNAAGTLPSFAHADESWWTTWIEIPEHERGSMRTYTIRDILGEGSDTRLVVDIVVHESDDADGHGDGLDGAGNRWALQAAPGQRLVTLAPRKGHEFGGIEWSPGEASRLLLVGDETAVPAIRGVLRDLPADATGAAYLEVPVDADIQELVAPSGVGVTWLPRNGGARGEELHAAVLAHLTGATHTEAIVVTDDEIDPDLWETPVHSSSGEEVATATAVPTGDAPYAGLYAWIAGESKVVTGLRRKLVKDLGLDRRQVAFMGYWREGVSMRS; encoded by the coding sequence ATGACCGTCGAGCAGAACGAGTACGTCGCCACCCTGCCCATGCTCCTCACCGAGGTCGAGGTGCTGCGTGTCGAGCGCGTCTCGCCCTCGTTCGTGCGCGTGGAGCTCGGCGGCGCGGCGCTGGCCGAGCTCGGTCCGGACGGACCGGTCCACGACCAGCGGATCAAGCTCATCTTCCCCAACGCGGCAGGCACGCTGCCGTCGTTCGCGCACGCGGACGAGTCCTGGTGGACCACCTGGATCGAGATCCCGGAGCACGAGCGGGGCTCGATGCGGACCTACACGATCCGCGACATCCTCGGCGAGGGATCGGACACCCGCCTGGTCGTCGACATCGTGGTGCACGAGAGCGACGACGCCGACGGACACGGCGACGGCCTCGACGGCGCCGGCAACCGCTGGGCGCTCCAGGCGGCGCCCGGGCAGCGCCTGGTCACACTGGCGCCCCGCAAGGGCCACGAGTTCGGCGGCATCGAGTGGTCGCCGGGCGAGGCGAGCCGCCTGCTGCTCGTCGGCGACGAGACCGCCGTCCCCGCCATCCGCGGGGTGCTGCGCGACCTGCCGGCCGACGCGACCGGCGCCGCGTACCTCGAGGTCCCGGTCGACGCCGACATCCAGGAGCTCGTCGCACCGTCGGGCGTCGGCGTGACCTGGCTGCCGCGCAACGGCGGCGCCCGCGGCGAGGAGCTCCACGCCGCGGTCCTCGCGCACCTCACCGGCGCCACGCACACCGAGGCCATCGTCGTCACCGACGACGAGATCGACCCCGACCTGTGGGAGACGCCGGTCCACTCCTCCTCCGGCGAGGAGGTCGCCACCGCGACCGCCGTCCCGACCGGCGACGCGCCGTACGCCGGCCTCTACGCGTGGATCGCCGGCGAGTCCAAGGTCGTGACCGGCCTGCGCCGCAAGCTGGTCAAGGACCTCGGCCTCGACCGGCGCCAGGTCGCCTTCATGGGCTACTGGCGCGAGGGCGTCTCCATGCGCTCCTGA
- a CDS encoding ABC transporter permease subunit, with protein MTVELEQTRRPRAEKAAGKTLKSAVPKGSARARWRFGLWVPPLVTFALLGIAWEYVAHSNPFVIPPLGNIVESITNDPSAYGNNLLVTLKEVAVGGGAAVVLGYLLAVLMCEFKILERALMPVVMVIMVTPVIAIAPALVVAFGFGMLPKYIVTIIVAIFPILINSLAGLRAVDPGTLDVLRVVDASRWEIFWRLRFPGSMPFFFAGLRIAIPFAIIGAAVAEFVAAGEAAGLGAMVSIAASQANLEVTWAGISMFCALGLLLVAVLTLLRRRILWWDNHGRAPK; from the coding sequence GTGACGGTGGAGCTGGAGCAAACACGTCGACCACGTGCCGAGAAAGCCGCAGGAAAGACCCTGAAGAGTGCGGTTCCGAAGGGGTCTGCCCGGGCGCGCTGGCGTTTCGGTCTCTGGGTTCCGCCCCTGGTCACCTTTGCGCTGCTGGGAATCGCATGGGAATATGTGGCCCACTCGAACCCCTTCGTCATCCCACCTCTGGGAAATATCGTCGAAAGCATCACCAACGACCCCAGCGCCTATGGGAACAATCTCCTGGTCACCCTGAAAGAGGTGGCGGTGGGAGGCGGCGCTGCCGTCGTCCTGGGTTATCTGTTGGCCGTTCTGATGTGCGAGTTCAAGATTCTGGAACGCGCTCTCATGCCGGTGGTGATGGTCATCATGGTGACGCCGGTGATCGCGATTGCTCCGGCGTTGGTCGTGGCCTTCGGATTCGGGATGCTGCCCAAGTACATCGTCACCATCATCGTGGCGATCTTCCCGATCCTGATCAACTCCCTGGCCGGGCTCAGAGCGGTGGACCCGGGCACGCTGGACGTGCTCCGGGTGGTCGACGCGAGCAGGTGGGAGATCTTCTGGAGGCTACGGTTCCCGGGGAGCATGCCGTTCTTCTTCGCCGGGCTGAGGATCGCCATCCCCTTCGCGATCATCGGGGCCGCGGTCGCCGAGTTCGTGGCTGCCGGAGAGGCGGCCGGGTTGGGCGCCATGGTCTCCATCGCCGCATCCCAGGCGAACCTCGAAGTGACCTGGGCCGGAATCTCGATGTTCTGCGCGCTGGGACTGCTCCTGGTCGCTGTGTTGACGCTGCTGCGCCGTCGGATCCTGTGGTGGGACAACCACGGCCGGGCCCCCAAGTAG